ATGTAGTCGGTGCCCTTGACCTGGAGGGTCGGCTCGCAGTCGACGTGACCGCGGGGGCCGAGCGGCAGGCCGTAGCGGGACAGGACCGGGTTGGGCTTGACGCCGGCGGTCCACACGATGGTGTTGGAGTCGACCTCGAGGCCGTTCTTCAGCACCACATGGCCGTCGATGCAGGAGTCCATGGAGGTGGAGAGGTAGACCTCGACCCCGCGGGCCTCAAGGTGCTCCTTGCCGTACTGACCGAGCTTGGGGCCGACCTCGGGAAGGATCTTGTCGGCGGCGTCGACGAGGATGAACCGCATGTCCTCGCGCGAGACGTTGGTGTAGTACTTGGCCGCGTCGCGGGCCATGTCCTCGACCTCGCCGATGGTCTCCGCGCCCGCGAAGCCACCGCCGATGAAGACGAAGGTGAGCGCCTTGCGGCGGATCTCCTCGTCGGTGGTGGAGGCGGCCTTGTCGAGCTGCTCCAGCACGTGGTTGCGCAGGCCGATGGCCTCTTCGATGCCCTTCATACCGATGCCCTGCTCGGCGAGGCCGGGGATCGGGAAGGTGCGGGAGACCGCGCCGAGCGCGATGACCAGATAGTCGAAGGGCAGCTCGTACGCCTCGCCGACCAGCGGGGCGACGGTGGCGACCTTGCGGTCCTGGTCGATGGTGGTGACCCGGCCGGTGAGGACTTCCGCCTTGGGGAGCACACGTCGCAGCGGGACGACGACGTGGCGAGGGGAGATGTTGCCGGCGGCGGTTTCGGGGAGGAAGGGCTGGTAGGTCATGTACGACCGGGGGTCGACGACCGTGACGGTCGCCTCGCCGTAGCGCATCTTCTTCTGAATGCGCCGAGCTGCGTACAGGCCTACGTACCCACCGCCTACTACGAGGATCCTGGGACGCTCCGTGGTGCTCATGCCATCGAGTATCCACCCGCCCCAGGGGGGTGGCTCGTGCGCCCCTTCACAAGCTCCGGCAGGGGGTGTGTTATGCTGCGCGGCCCGCGTGACACAGGTCATGCCGGCGAGGGGGAACCACCGTACCGGTCGACCCGTTGTCAATGCCGCGTGAGCTGCCTCTCCGTTCCACCGGATCCCGCGTGAGCCCCTCGAAACACCCTCCGCGAAACCCTCGCGCAACGTCTCCGTCACGCACTCCTGAGCACGCCCACAGGCCCTGCGAACCCCCGGAAGGACCAACCGGAGCCTGTTCGTCGCCCAACAGGGCAGAATTCCTTGTGAAGAACTTCACGAACTTTTCCGGCGGGGTGTCGCGCAGTGGCGTGTCACGCCCCTCGGATGCGCTCATACGTTATCCGGCCTGCTCAGCCGATGGCTACCAATGAGTAATAAACGAGAGCTACGCCACCGGTGCGTGTCGTTCACCCGTCAGCCACGCTCCGCGCGATATTGGACAGAAGTGTGCATAGCGTGCCCGCATGAGCACTTCACAGCTGGCCAAGAAGGCCACTTCGCGAATAGGCGCAGTCAGCGCGGTCCTGGGTATCGCTCTTGCGATGGGCGCGGTGACGACCGCATCCGCCGCCGCGGCACCCGCCACTCACGCCGCCGTAAAGGCCACTCCGGCCAAGGGTGGCGGCCATGGCGACGATGGGGGGTGCAGCGGCCTCATCGTCCTACTCTGCAACTGACGGACAGCCCGCACAGGCTGCGGCGACGGCCCCGGCTCCTCTCTATGAGGAGCCGGGGCCTTCTGCCACCTTGAAGGCGATGCCGTCGAGGATGTCGTGCTCGCTCACGACGACTTCCTCGGCGCCGATCCGCTCCATGATCGAGAGGAGTACGAGGGCGCCCGCACCGATCACGTCCACGCGTCCCGGATGCATGGAGGGGATGGCCGCGCGCTCGGTGTGGGTGGAGTGCAGCAGCCGTTCGGTGATCTCCCGGACCCGGTCGTGGGAGACCCGGGAGTGGTGGATGGCGACGGAGTCGTACTCGGGCAGGTCCTGCGCGATGGCGGAGACCGTGGTGACCGATCCGGCCAGGCCGACCAGCGTGCGCGCCTCGCGCAGCGGAACCGTCTCCTCGGCGAGGTCGAGGGCGGCTTCGATGTCGGCGCGCATCGCCGCGATCTGCTCCTCACCGGGCGGGTCGGACACGACGCCGTCACGCACGAGGTGCCGCTCCGTCATCCGCACACAGCCGACGTCCACAGAGCGCGCGGCGCGCACGTGCTCCTCCCCCACGACGAACTCGGTGGAGCCGCCCCCGATGTCCACCACGAGGTACGGCTTGTCGAGGTGATCGCTCCCCGCAAGCTCCTTCGTCGCCCCCGTGAACGAGAACTCCGCCTCCTGATCGCCGGAGATCACCTCGGGCTCCACCCCGAGAATGTCCAGCACCCCCCGCACGAACTCGTCCCGGTTCTCGGCGTCCCGGGAAGCGGAGGTGGCCACGAACCGCAGCCGCTCCGCCCCGTGCTCCTTGATGATCGCCGCGTACTCCCGGCACGCCGCAAACGTCCGCTCCAACGCCTCCGGCGCAAGCCGCCCGGTCCGATCCACCCCCTGCCCGAGCCGCACGATCGTCATACGCCGGTCCAGATCGACGAGTCGACCGCTCTCCGGGTCCACGTCGGCGACGAGAAGCCGGATGGAGTTGGTACCGCAGTCGATGGCGGCGACGCGGGTCACTGCTCGTCCTCCTTCGGCGCCGTCACACACGCCCCCTTGCGCCACCACTCCGGCAGCATCGCGATCGCCTCGTCGCCGAGCGGATTGACACCAGGCCCCGCGGCCAGCGAGTGCGCGACAAGCACATGCAGACACTTCACCCGGTCCGGCATCCCGCCCGCGCTCGGAAAGCCCTTCAGCTCATCGATCTCGTCCCGGCGCCGGATGTAGTCCTCATGCGCGGAGCGATACGCGACGGCCAGCTCCGGGTCGGTCTCCAGACGCGCCGTCATCTCCTTCATGACGCCGTTCGCCTCGAGCGTGCCGATCGCCGACGCGGCCTTGGGGCACGTCAGGTAGTACAGCGTCGGGAAGGGCGTCCCGTCGGGCAGTCGCGGCGCCGTCTCCACGACGTCCGGCTGCCCGCACGGGCACCGGTGCGCGATGGCACGCAGCCCGCGCGGCGGACGCCCGAGCTGCTGCTTGAAGGCCTCGACGTCCGCGTCGGTGGGCTCGGTGCGCGGAGTGGACGGCGGGGGCTTTTCCATGCTCGTACGACATTCTCTCTGTCAGTTCACTGGCCGGAGGCGTCGGACTTGTCGACCCCGTCCCAGACATTCAGGTACCAGGGACGGTCCGCCGCCCCGGTGTCGGCGCGCGAC
This genomic window from Streptomyces sp. DG2A-72 contains:
- a CDS encoding NAD(P)/FAD-dependent oxidoreductase, producing MSTTERPRILVVGGGYVGLYAARRIQKKMRYGEATVTVVDPRSYMTYQPFLPETAAGNISPRHVVVPLRRVLPKAEVLTGRVTTIDQDRKVATVAPLVGEAYELPFDYLVIALGAVSRTFPIPGLAEQGIGMKGIEEAIGLRNHVLEQLDKAASTTDEEIRRKALTFVFIGGGFAGAETIGEVEDMARDAAKYYTNVSREDMRFILVDAADKILPEVGPKLGQYGKEHLEARGVEVYLSTSMDSCIDGHVVLKNGLEVDSNTIVWTAGVKPNPVLSRYGLPLGPRGHVDCEPTLQVKGTDYIWAAGDNAQVPDLVGRKAGNENAWCPPNAQHALRQAKVLGDNVISGMRGFPQKDYAHANKGAVAGLGLHKGVAMIVMGKMKIKVKGRLAWYMHRGYHGMAMPTWNRKVRVFADWTLGMFLKREVVSLGAMEHPREEFYEAAKPAPVAAAPKTEKSEEKAKAS
- a CDS encoding Ppx/GppA phosphatase family protein, which translates into the protein MTRVAAIDCGTNSIRLLVADVDPESGRLVDLDRRMTIVRLGQGVDRTGRLAPEALERTFAACREYAAIIKEHGAERLRFVATSASRDAENRDEFVRGVLDILGVEPEVISGDQEAEFSFTGATKELAGSDHLDKPYLVVDIGGGSTEFVVGEEHVRAARSVDVGCVRMTERHLVRDGVVSDPPGEEQIAAMRADIEAALDLAEETVPLREARTLVGLAGSVTTVSAIAQDLPEYDSVAIHHSRVSHDRVREITERLLHSTHTERAAIPSMHPGRVDVIGAGALVLLSIMERIGAEEVVVSEHDILDGIAFKVAEGPGSS
- a CDS encoding DUF501 domain-containing protein — protein: MEKPPPSTPRTEPTDADVEAFKQQLGRPPRGLRAIAHRCPCGQPDVVETAPRLPDGTPFPTLYYLTCPKAASAIGTLEANGVMKEMTARLETDPELAVAYRSAHEDYIRRRDEIDELKGFPSAGGMPDRVKCLHVLVAHSLAAGPGVNPLGDEAIAMLPEWWRKGACVTAPKEDEQ